ATTAACAATTTTTATCCTTTGAGATATATGTTTCAAGAAATCTTCTTGATTTATTATCTCAGGTAAAACATTTAATCTAAATTTATTAAATTCATTTATCAAAGATTTATAAAACTTTTTTATCTCTGTCATTGTTGTTTTAATACTTATGTCAAAAACACTTTGATAATCATATCTTGAAAAAATAAAATGATGCTCATAATATCTCCCAGATTTATTAACATATACAGCTGAAAAATCGACACTTTCATTAATAGTATATACCATTAATTCTTGATTTATAATACTTTCTGTTAACATTAACGAATCTGTTGAAAGAAATGAAAAAATACTTTTCATCCTATTGTTGAAATATCTATTCAATCTAAATATCGTTAAAAGAGTTGGTATATACTCCATTTCAACATCAATAGAATCGGCCAATTCCACACTAAATTCATTTGGCATCCAGATAAAATCACCTGTTTTGGCTTTTACTTCAAATATATATTTTTCTTCTACATCTTCATCTATCGAATCAGCAAACCAAAATTTTTTTATTACCCTTGGATTTAATTCAAAGTATGAACCATCTATACCTTTTAATAAGGCCATATTTTACCTCCATTAATCATAGGAATATAACTTTAAATATATTCCTAAAAATAAAAATTCTATAACAGCCAGAGTCAATCCTAAATACGGATAATCCCAACTAATAATACCTATTATACCAAATAAAAATGAAAATACATATGTAATAACAGCTGTTTTTTTAACGGATAATTTGTATCTCCTTTTTATTTTATCATAAATATGATCTCTGTCACCTGAAAAAGGTGAACGATTGTTTAAAATTCTTCTTAAGAAACTAAAAAATATATCTGTATAAAACAAAGTAGAGACAATTACAGATATTGCAAAACCTCCAAAACCATGGTTTGATGTCATTATAACTGTTAGATAAAATATTGTATATCCTAAAAAATACGATCCTGCATCTCCAAGAAAAATTTTCGCTGGGTGAAAATTAAAAATTAAAAATCCTATTATTCCTACAACAATATATATATAATCAAAATGTTTTGATATAATACTTAAAAACAATATTACAAATAACGTATTCCCACCACAAATTCCATCCATTCCATCTATCATATTAACTGCATTAATTAATGTAACTCCTAAAATTGTTAGTATTATAGAATACATTATACCAAGAGAATTATAAAAAGGCAATAGTGTTAATACAATACCTACAAATTCACTAATTAATCTAAATTTCGGAGAGACATTCATTATATCGTCCAATAAACCAAGTATCAACATTAATGTTCCAAAAACAATAAATCTAATATCACCAATAAACCAAATACTTGATAGATATATAGCAACGCCGCCAAGATAAGGTGTAACCTTTCTATGTATCTTTAAATCTTCATCTGGTTTATCAACAACATTTAATTTCTTTGCAATTGGTATCATTAAATACGTGATTATTATTGATAGTAATAAAATAATTATATAATTCATATTCCACCTCTTAATAAGCTATATCCTTTTTTACTTCTGAAACTGCTTCTGGTATATATTTATTTATCAAATTATCTATCAATTCAAAATTATTAGATTTAAAAACATTTATAATTTTTTCAATAAGACTCTCTAAATCTTTTGAATTTAAAATATTATTCGTTTTTAACATAAATATTCTATCATTTTCTGTTTTTAAAAACTCCTCTGAATTCAAAAATAATTCTTCATA
This is a stretch of genomic DNA from Marinitoga hydrogenitolerans DSM 16785. It encodes these proteins:
- a CDS encoding glycosyltransferase family 4 protein, which translates into the protein MNYIIILLLSIIITYLMIPIAKKLNVVDKPDEDLKIHRKVTPYLGGVAIYLSSIWFIGDIRFIVFGTLMLILGLLDDIMNVSPKFRLISEFVGIVLTLLPFYNSLGIMYSIILTILGVTLINAVNMIDGMDGICGGNTLFVILFLSIISKHFDYIYIVVGIIGFLIFNFHPAKIFLGDAGSYFLGYTIFYLTVIMTSNHGFGGFAISVIVSTLFYTDIFFSFLRRILNNRSPFSGDRDHIYDKIKRRYKLSVKKTAVITYVFSFLFGIIGIISWDYPYLGLTLAVIEFLFLGIYLKLYSYD